In Bdellovibrionales bacterium, the following proteins share a genomic window:
- the rpsD gene encoding 30S ribosomal protein S4: protein MSKKVGKVARYRIQRRLGVELPGLGKAGALERRPYPPGQNGNRRRKYSDFALRLEEKQKIRCNYELREKQLRRFIRDSKRGSGTNWVSKLAGLLESRLDNIVFRLGFAPSIRSARQLVSHGHVLVDGKPLTVGSCVLKAGTKVSLNTKAAENQIYLRAKQAPRLEIPDFLRKEDQNGAEVGIVQAVPGLEHIPFQFDSGLFTEYYAARKA from the coding sequence ATGAGCAAAAAAGTGGGCAAAGTAGCGCGATATAGAATTCAACGTCGTTTGGGAGTTGAACTTCCTGGTTTGGGTAAAGCGGGGGCCCTTGAGAGAAGGCCATATCCCCCAGGTCAAAACGGCAATCGTCGCCGAAAGTATTCTGACTTTGCTCTTCGCTTAGAGGAAAAACAGAAAATCCGCTGCAATTACGAATTGCGCGAGAAACAGCTGCGTCGATTCATTCGCGACTCAAAGCGTGGTTCAGGTACCAACTGGGTGTCAAAGTTGGCCGGTCTCCTGGAAAGTCGCCTCGATAATATTGTTTTCCGTCTTGGTTTTGCCCCCAGCATTCGATCAGCCCGCCAGTTGGTCAGCCACGGTCACGTATTAGTTGATGGCAAGCCCCTCACCGTCGGATCTTGTGTATTAAAGGCAGGGACCAAAGTGAGCTTAAATACGAAGGCGGCTGAGAATCAGATTTATCTTCGCGCAAAACAGGCTCCTCGCCTGGAAATTCCTGATTTTCTCAGAAAAGAGGATCAGAATGGTGCGGAAGTGGGTATCGTGCAGGCCGTACCTGGGCTTGAACATATTCCTTTCCAATTTGATTCCGGTTTGTTTACGGAGTATTACGCTGCCCGGAAAGCTTAA